A single window of Polaribacter sp. SA4-10 DNA harbors:
- a CDS encoding alanine dehydrogenase — translation MSSFSPFSKEELLPQAEMLEIKKRKGELFIGLPKETYLSEKRVCLTPDAVAALTAHGHRIVIETGAGDGANYTDKEYSEAGAKISYNIEEAFKCNIVLKVAPPIEKEIEYLNPQAILISSLQLKTQSKKYFECLAKKRITAVAFDFIKDEHDTYPIVKSLSEIAGTASVLIAGELMSGVNKGNGLLFGNIGGVPPTSVVILGAGTVGEFAARTAIGLGARVKVFDNSITKLRKLQRCLNAPIYTSTIQPKSLAKALMRCDVAIGAIRGKNRSPVVASEEMVEKMKEGAIIVDVSIDRGGCFETSNVTTHNTPTFVKHGVIHYCVPNIPARYARTASVSISNIFTSYLLHIAEEGGFENTARFDKSLRNGMYFYHGILTNRTVADWFDLPFRDINLLIL, via the coding sequence ATGAGTTCATTTTCTCCTTTTAGCAAAGAAGAGTTATTACCCCAAGCAGAAATGCTAGAAATAAAAAAACGAAAGGGAGAATTATTTATTGGTTTACCTAAAGAAACTTATTTAAGTGAGAAACGTGTTTGCTTAACACCAGATGCTGTTGCAGCTTTAACAGCTCATGGACATCGAATTGTTATAGAAACTGGAGCTGGAGATGGCGCAAATTATACAGATAAAGAATATTCTGAAGCTGGTGCTAAAATTTCTTATAATATTGAAGAAGCTTTTAAGTGTAATATTGTTTTAAAAGTGGCGCCACCAATAGAAAAAGAAATCGAATACTTAAATCCACAAGCAATTTTAATTTCTTCTTTACAATTAAAAACACAATCTAAAAAATATTTTGAATGTTTAGCAAAAAAGAGAATTACAGCTGTTGCTTTCGATTTTATAAAAGATGAACATGACACCTATCCTATTGTAAAATCTTTAAGTGAAATTGCGGGTACTGCTTCTGTATTAATTGCTGGCGAATTAATGAGTGGCGTTAATAAAGGAAATGGATTATTGTTTGGAAACATTGGTGGGGTTCCACCAACAAGCGTTGTAATTTTAGGCGCAGGAACTGTTGGTGAATTTGCTGCAAGAACTGCAATTGGTTTGGGTGCAAGAGTAAAAGTTTTTGATAATTCTATTACAAAACTTAGAAAACTACAACGTTGTTTAAACGCTCCTATTTACACATCTACTATTCAACCAAAATCTTTAGCAAAAGCTTTAATGCGATGCGATGTTGCTATTGGAGCCATTAGAGGTAAAAATAGATCTCCTGTTGTAGCTTCAGAAGAGATGGTAGAAAAAATGAAAGAAGGCGCCATTATTGTTGATGTTAGTATAGATAGAGGTGGTTGTTTTGAAACTTCTAATGTTACAACTCATAATACTCCTACTTTTGTAAAACATGGTGTAATTCATTACTGCGTTCCAAATATTCCTGCTCGTTATGCAAGAACAGCTTCTGTTTCTATCAGTAATATTTTTACTTCTTACTTATTGCATATTGCAGAAGAAGGAGGGTTTGAAAATACAGCAAGGTTTGATAAAAGCCTTAGAAATGGAATGTATTTTTATCACGGAATTTTAACCAACAGAACTGTGGCAGATTGGTTCGACTTACCTTTTAGAGATATTAATTTGTTAATTTTATAG
- the tsaE gene encoding tRNA (adenosine(37)-N6)-threonylcarbamoyltransferase complex ATPase subunit type 1 TsaE: MNKNYSLEDLHDIAKKIISSVENKTLLFYGEMGVGKTTLIKEICNQLNVLDRISSPTFSLVNEYQTSKNEKVFHFDFYRIAHEEEALDMGIEDYLYDNNWCLIEWPENIENLLPLDAVQIHLSTLENGTRNIQLK, translated from the coding sequence ATGAATAAAAACTATTCTTTAGAAGACTTACACGATATCGCAAAAAAAATCATTAGTTCTGTAGAAAATAAAACATTATTATTTTACGGAGAAATGGGTGTTGGAAAAACAACACTCATAAAAGAAATCTGTAATCAACTAAATGTTTTAGATCGTATCTCCTCTCCTACTTTTTCATTGGTAAACGAATATCAAACTTCAAAAAATGAGAAAGTTTTTCATTTTGATTTTTACAGGATTGCCCATGAAGAAGAAGCTTTAGATATGGGAATTGAAGACTATTTATACGATAATAATTGGTGTTTGATAGAATGGCCAGAAAACATTGAAAATTTACTACCTTTAGATGCTGTTCAGATACATCTATCTACTTTAGAAAACGGAACGCGCAATATTCAACTAAAATAA
- a CDS encoding bifunctional response regulator/alkaline phosphatase family protein produces MSSIQILWVDDEIELLKPHIIFLERKNYKVTTCTNGADAIDLVDEENFDIVFLDENMPGLSGLDTLAEIKQKQANLPVVMITKSEEEYIMEEAIGSKIADYLIKPVNPSQILLSLKKNLDHSRLVSEKTTSSYQQEFRKISMDLAMVNSYEDWIELYKKLVHWELELENISDPGMLGILKSQKQEANSQFFKFIKKNYEDFLTAHDKPTFSHTLFKDYVVPQLSKDQGVLWVIIDNLRYDQYRILEPFINNYYKKEEEYSYFSILPTATQYARNAIFSGLMPSEMEKRHPNFWKNDTDEGGMNLYENDFLTAQIKRLGLDIKHEYYKITNLKNGKELADNFNGTKQNDLTAVVYNFVDMLSHSKTEMEVIKELAGDDKAYRSLTLSWFKNSPLFEIIQKAQQLGQKLIITTDHGTINCKHPTKVIGDKNISANLRYKTGRSLSYEEKDVYAVRNPKDIFLPTVAMNSPFIFAKEDLFFAYPNNFNHFVKYYKNTYQHGGVSLEEMIIPCAVYSPK; encoded by the coding sequence ATGAGCAGCATACAAATTTTATGGGTTGATGATGAAATTGAATTATTAAAACCACACATTATTTTCTTAGAGCGTAAAAACTATAAAGTAACCACTTGTACAAATGGTGCGGATGCTATAGATTTAGTAGATGAAGAAAATTTTGATATTGTTTTTTTAGATGAAAATATGCCCGGTTTGTCTGGCTTAGATACACTTGCTGAAATTAAACAGAAGCAAGCCAATTTACCTGTGGTAATGATTACCAAAAGTGAAGAGGAATATATTATGGAAGAAGCAATTGGCTCTAAAATTGCAGATTATTTGATTAAACCTGTAAACCCAAGTCAGATTTTGTTGAGTTTAAAGAAAAACTTAGATCATTCTCGTTTGGTTTCTGAAAAAACGACTTCTAGTTACCAACAAGAATTCAGAAAAATCTCTATGGATTTGGCAATGGTAAATTCTTATGAAGATTGGATCGAACTTTATAAAAAATTGGTTCATTGGGAATTAGAATTAGAAAACATTAGCGATCCGGGAATGTTAGGTATTTTAAAAAGTCAGAAACAAGAAGCTAATTCACAGTTTTTTAAGTTTATTAAAAAGAATTACGAAGATTTTTTAACGGCTCATGATAAACCTACATTTTCACATACTTTATTTAAGGATTATGTAGTTCCACAATTAAGTAAAGACCAAGGAGTTTTATGGGTTATTATTGATAATTTACGTTATGATCAATACAGAATTTTAGAACCTTTTATCAACAATTACTACAAAAAAGAAGAGGAATATTCTTATTTTTCAATATTACCTACTGCAACTCAATATGCTAGAAATGCAATATTTTCTGGATTAATGCCTTCTGAAATGGAAAAACGTCATCCAAATTTTTGGAAAAACGATACAGATGAAGGTGGAATGAATTTATATGAAAATGATTTTTTAACGGCTCAAATAAAACGTTTAGGATTAGATATAAAACATGAATATTATAAAATTACGAACTTAAAAAACGGAAAAGAGTTAGCTGATAATTTTAACGGTACAAAACAAAACGATTTAACTGCTGTGGTTTATAATTTTGTTGATATGTTATCGCATTCTAAAACAGAAATGGAAGTGATAAAAGAATTAGCTGGGGATGATAAAGCTTATAGAAGTTTAACATTAAGCTGGTTTAAAAATTCACCTTTGTTTGAAATCATACAAAAAGCACAACAATTAGGTCAGAAATTAATTATTACAACAGATCATGGAACAATTAATTGTAAACATCCAACAAAAGTAATAGGCGATAAAAACATTAGTGCAAACCTGCGTTATAAAACAGGTAGAAGCCTTTCTTATGAAGAGAAAGATGTATATGCTGTTAGAAATCCTAAAGACATATTTTTACCAACTGTTGCAATGAATAGTCCGTTTATATTTGCCAAAGAAGATTTATTTTTTGCGTATCCAAATAACTTCAATCATTTTGTAAAATACTATAAAAACACCTATCAACATGGAGGCGTTTCTCTTGAAGAAATGATTATTCCTTGTGCCGTTTATAGTCCGAAGTAA